The Portunus trituberculatus isolate SZX2019 chromosome 50, ASM1759143v1, whole genome shotgun sequence genome includes the window TTTCATTTTAATAGATGATTTAACTCCTAAGGAATTTCCATTTGACCATAATGTGTGCACCACCACTTAGATAATATCTAAGCAATGTAGTTACCAGAAATTAATATGACTTATTACTCATCCCAACAGATGTAATCAGATGGAATCTGAATGTGAAAATTTCAAGTCAGAGAATGATGTACTTCTTAATAAGGCCTTAGAGCTCCATGATCTTCTCAAGGGTTTGGCAGGACGTCCTTTGCCATTACCTCCTGTAGTTGCAGCATTACACAATCCCCCAAGCCCCCCACTGCCAACAAGACCACTCCCAAAAGGCAGTTTGCGAGGACCAATTATCACAAAGGCAGCTGCCAAGATGATGACAGACCATGCCCCTCCTGTTGGAGGTGAGTATTGGTCCCAGAGGCTGCAAGGTCAGCAATATTgtcgttttcctttgtttctggaTATCTTAGTGTGACATGGGCCTGATTCTtgaatttctctttcttaaGGCCATGATATAAGTCATGGTTTTATTCAGGAAGCtggaatacaaataaaaataatgaattgtTTCAAGTATCACCAAACAATGCTAAAACAGCTATTATAGAGCTTTGTAGTTTTAATTTTCAAGTTAGTTATTGATCTTTGTCAagagttttaagacatttaagGCCTTCAGTATTAGCTTCAGAGGCAAAGGAATTTTTCAGCCCCATGTATCATAATTATATGTAAATTAATTACTTGATATTAGTGTATGTTTTATGAAATAATTGTTTTATATAGTGTTTTATACAGTATGTTCAAATTTTTGTGCTATCTACAATTAAGTgcatattgtttttatcatgaatATGTATTATGAGAAATTTGTTTTCAAAAGTAGTGTGCAACTTTCCTTATTGTAATATGTATGGATTCATGTGATGTGAATTCAGCATTTGTTTTAGTTTTCCATACCTGTTTTTTAACATGGGTAGGAATTAATATAGCCTTGAATACAGATCAGAAAACCAAGTGCAAGTAAGATATTGTCATATCTATAATGGTttaatgatagtggtgttgaTTAATGTTTGACtgattgttagtggtggtgtaacTTATACAAGGATTTTTTTCCAGAAATGGGAACAAACAGCTTAACCCTGAATAGATGTCGGGTGTGTCAGCTAACAAAGGAGCAGCATTTACTGATTGAATGTGACACCTGTGGCCATTACTATCATTTATCATGCTTGGATCCTCCCCTTACACGCAtgccaaagaaaacaaaacagatggGATGGTAAGCCATATTTATTTGCCACATTAATGTATAATAATTTGTCCATTTCACCAAGATAATCACatcaataaaaagcaaaaacacaGTAGATTAAAACCAAAAAATGCAGATGAATGCTTGCAACTGAAATACCAACTTTCTACAAAGTAACAGTGAATTTCTCACTTTCAGGCAGTGTTCAGACTGCTGCAAGTCTTCCGACTCTGATAAGGCTCCAGAAGTGGACACAGCGGCACCGCGTAGACTCCGCAGAAATATCAAAGAACCTGCCAAGTTCTCACCTTCTCTTGCTTCTGAAACAAAAGTATTGAAAATGcacatatttacacacacacacacacacacacacacacacacacacacacacacacacacacacacacacacacacatatatatttagTGGAGACCATCCTCATATCTTCTTGTTAAGTGTTGAACTCCCTAGAGTTGCTAAAGATTTTCACTGATATCAAACATTTACTGTTCTTGAGCAAAAGGATAAAGTGTATGATATATGTTTAGTCTCAGCCATACCCATAGATTGACTGTATGAACTCAAACTTTTTTCCAGATGGGTAACAGCTGACACTTCCAAGTGGTCAAGAGCTTGGTTCATTACACTCATTATGTtggaagtaattaaagctaaacAGATATGATGGATATGAAAGTCTTTACATACAGCCTATTTATTACAGGGAAttgaaggtggagagaaaagccAAATTGGGAGTTCAGTATCAACAACTGTAACTTGCACAAGTGTGACCCCAAATACAGATGATAAGCCTCCAATACATTTGTACCATCCTGGAGTAGCCTCGGTTGCTGGACCTCCAGAAGAATCTTCAGAGGCTGCAAATAttggtgggaagaggaggagaagttctGATGGTAAGAAAgcagcaacaaaaaaacaaaagaaatcacCAGGGGATATAGAACACAGTTCATCCGAAACAGTTCCTGTGAGTACAATGGCTGATCCCATTCCTGCCAATAAGATGTCACCAACAACTGCAACTGCTCGGGGCAAAAAGGGTCCTCAAGACATGCCAGGCCAGGATGCCCTTCAGACTAGCCAACTGGAAACCAGGTCATCTCGAGGTAGAAAAGTCCATCCTGAACCACCATCTCCTGTAGTATCAGTGCATTGTACTATGTCCACTGCAGCACCCACAATAACCACCACATCCTTACCTGAGAAATCCATAGCAGCAGTAACACAAAACTCAGAGATCTCTTCACCTTGCAAGAACCGTCGAGGACAGGGAGACTCAACCCAGCCACCTATACCAACTCAGGCCACCAGCTCTCCATCACGGCAACGAAGGCAACCTTTAGAAGCTGGCGAGGCACAGTCTCGCCCACAGATCTCTTCCCCAACGCGTAGCCGGAGACATCAAACTGAATCCAATGCTGAGGGACCTGCAGAAACTCAGCAGGCTATTCCAACATCAGCAGAGTCAGAAACTAATCAAAGTTCAGGTGGTCTCCAGACATCACTTGCTGAAAATACTGAGGCCAACTCACGGCGAAGAGGAGCCTCCAGTATTCAGTTGGACACCAGTGTGGAATCACTGCCATCAGTTACTTCACTGCATTCTCCCACCTCTGAATCCTTCCATAGTGCAGAGGATGACCCGTCCTccccaaggaaagaaaaaaggcacagagatggaagcaaaaaaaagaaaaaagacaaggacaaaGAACTAGATGgagttaagaaaagaaagaaacatcatCATCGGGATAAACATGGCATGGGAGAAATGGCATCAGAAATCCTCACACCATTCAGAATAAAGGTTTGTATGATGTCTTGCTTGTCGCTAAAGTAATATGAATGGATTGTTAATCCTATGTATAACATAGATAAAGTAAAACTCATGACAAATTTTACCATTTCCATTTGTAATTTTGTGTTCCAGTTTTCTTTAAAAGATACTATCAGTTTAAAAAAGAAACCATCATTTGAAATTCTCTTGAAATGTATCATAACTGAATGAATGATTTGTCATTCCTGGAAGttaaaggtatatatatatatatatatatatatatatatatatatatatatatatatatatatatatatatatatatatatatatatatatatatacaggggatcctcgtgattcgaCCGTTCGCAGTTCAAATTATTGCCAATtcaaactcagttaattaatacccaatcctcaaggtttgaTCGACTGACTTGCCAATTCAACATTCATATCTCGCACGCCACCCACCCGGTCAAAATCCGCCGCCACCCCAAATTTACTGCAGACCCGCCAGGCAGAAGTGGAAACAGATGCTACCCTGTGTAGTCGCTAAGGCAGCATCACACTTGcacttttctgtcaacttttgtcgatgctggtcgtcacacacaagctcgcttcTACCTTTGTCGCGTTTTTCAATTGTAAATAAACATGACAGCCTCTTCACTCCCAGCAAGCCGTTGCTATTTcttcgttgctatttttggcctttaattaTCTCTATGAGAAACTTTTCAGATAGCTTTGTCctctcataaacaacagagctgctcatcttggtCAGTTGCTCCCTGGAAGTTCTGcctgaaataccacggtatttcattagtaatttactatcactcagtgccacggagtcgaggttatcctcatggcatgagcatatatgaatactaagatatgatatccattatagcaggcattagaggagtggaaacataattttaatatcgtggtgaaagacaacacgcaggctaaaaggggctgccgtggtacagtggaaccatgcgtgctttgggatcctagaggtctccaagcgcacgtgttcaaatcctgtccacggtctgagtgtaggttgggcttcctcactcagggcaacggtttcctagcgggtgggctttaagataggaggtaccctaaaaagtatcccctttagcctataaattcccgtgaaaagcccacatggtataaaaaaaaaaaaaaatcaaggagagaaaaatgatcgAACACACTCCAACATTCACATCATACATCACTTTTTCCTCATActcacaaaggaaaaagaaaaaaagaacactttatgcattacaaaacaatcctttcttgggggaaaggtttgtaaaaagctaatagaaatgttgttttgtgaatataaatgtatatattagactgtaacaccacctccagaggtggtgttcccagcaacttCAGAGCAACcagatagcaaccttgtcactgtccctccaagcgttcatggaagccattttgcggcaggaggttgctctgacattgttaaagaatcttggatccagctccaggagagctagagacagaggtggtgagccagacaatcacagtgaagctgccgcgttcggtccctcacttGACAAACTCAagcccagaaaattcgctaaaatggatgtggttgtatgtcatgcggactttttggtctaactttatatagtacgtttaaccggaaattcgttagatgaacgttcgttaagcggagtattatatatatatatatatatatatatatatatatatatatatatatatatatatatatatatatatatatatatataattttatttatttattttttcttatggtcTTGTCTCATGTTATTTCTAATGAATAACATATGGAAATGTTTATGCTAAGTAAGTAGTTGCTGAGATCTTTTCCTGATAAAGTTTACAGTAGGCTATAGGAACttaagaaaattagataagaaTGTATTCAACATTGTGTATTTTTAATCTTAAGGtgttctgttctctcttcctcagtaTCATTCCAAATTAGGAAATTATTAATTTCTGTTGTAAGGTTTTCAAATTTGAATGATTGCAATAATTATATAAATATTAGAATTTTCATTAATTCAATAAATACTCGAACAGAtcaaaccactaccaccacgacccaTGGATGAGATGGGCCTAGGAGCATGTGCAGTACCTCCAGCCCCAACTACAAGCCAGACCTCAATTGGTTCAGTCTCCTCatccaacactaccaccacaactgctGCAGTTACCACTTCATCCTCTATTGTCTCATCCACTACTAGTACTTCCAGTACCACTGCTGTTGCTACCTCCAGCACTACTTCAACCTCAAGTTCCACCATGGTTACCCATTCTAATTACCAAACCAGGACCCCTCCTGCTGGttatccacctctccctccaggCTACACCTTGACTCAGCCAATGGCTCCACCATCCTctactccctcctccaccaacaccagcagtaGTACTGCCACTAGCACCCACTACTCAACCACCACCTCAAGTCAGGCCTCTACGGTGAGATTTTCCTGTTTGTCCATTGCAGACAATGCTCATCATATGTCATGAATGGTATGCTGGTTACTAAGCATCATGTTAAATATGTTCTCTCAAGTACAGTCATGCTGCTAATGATACACAGCATTTTAATGTGAATCATGTCTAACACAAGGCCCAGCTCGCTTCTGAGTTATACTGTAATGCTTGAGATTTAAAACCTTAATGCAGGGATGAACCACAAGAAGCCACAGAGTTCATAAGGAAGGGTAGGCCAACACTAACACTAGGGAGCAAGCATGCTACAACACCCCCTTCCACCAATAGTTATGCTAATTTAGCAAGTGATTGGGAAGAGGGGCAGGATGTAGTCGCCTTCACTCTCATGCTATTTAGTGATGCTAGTTTAACAACTGGAGTGCAATGCAGCacctgttactactgctaccatcaACAGTGATGCAGATTTAGTGACCAAATAGGGAGATGGGGGGGAGGTGTAGCAGCTgccactgtcactactacttAGAGGGATGCTAGTTTAGTGATAAGCCAGGGCGAGGGGTAGGATGCTGCAGCTGTCGCTGCCATTGTTTTGCACAAGGAGAGTGATGTCATTCAGCTTATGCTGTTGCCATCCACAGTGATACCAATAGTGGGCATTTATCATCTGTGGATGTTTTTCTTACTGTCTTCAACTTTATGGATAGAAAAACCTTTGAATTTTAAGATTAATCTGGAAGTACTTTCATTTTACtgtctttactttcattataatAATGTGAATTGCACCTAATTTGGGCCATTAGCAGAACCTCATCCCATGTTAATAGTGACTGACTGTATTCCAGTCAAGCCCTGCATTATACTCGTATTTCCTTTAACATTGACAGCATCCATTCCATTTTGATATCTTATCCCTGTTCTTTGAgttcttcccattttttatgACATTGCTCACATGTTCTTATTATCTTACCTTTAATATAAACctttacatttacatttttattatcctttccatatacttcattcattctacaaacaattaaaatttttcatcattacctaTTTCCTAAATCTCGTAGTCTTTGTCTATATCTCACTTACACTTTATCACATAATCCTTTAGGTTTGATTCTTACATACATCTTTCTGGGTTTATTTCTTTCAGAGTCATGCCAACACATTCAGCACAAGTGGAGGCTCCAGTAATCGCAGGAGATCAGATCCCAGTGACCCTCAACAATTCAGCAAATGTGATGTATGTGGTGAGACTGGGGGAGTCACCAATACAGTCTCGTAAGTTTACAAGCactgtttcttattttatcaagtTACAGCAATAACTGTATTTTCATTGATAGTATATTCCTCTATATTAGACatttaataagaaaatatggaaaatataGAATGTTCTGTGATAAAAgccacatatacacatacagtaaaagtcctgaaatccggaagtcaagggggttcaggcattccggattctaggattttctggattgtaagatagtaaggctgaaagtaagattaaaatcttgaaggtactatgtaaaccccactaaactaaccccaacttgctatatctctttgtagtactgtcataacatcttacagggattgctactaccaccagtccactgtgtacttcctcatcacaccacacaagatttacgtaggcttttttttttcttgaagatttgccagactatggggggagtggcatgggcctttccagccattatggcagcccatatgtgatgattggtcttttcctacttgtcaacttgtatttgtgtaggtgatttcactattttatgtaggctattccaccatccacatttactgagaagtttgagtgattgtactgtactgtaccccacataatatgtatacagtccacaatacttatgtCACACTTTATAATATAATTTCAagtataatacaaaacacatttcataacataaaacatttactgatgtctgataaagggaaacaaaaagaaaggaaggcctccAACATCATACACCAGCCAGTCACGTCACTGGCGTCGAATGTACACCAGCTGGACCACCCACGCAGATAACAGgactccgcacacacacacacacacacacgcatgcacatcacctacagaaacataaaacaccacttataatacctccaaatattattctcttacgAGTTTGTGTTAAACTCAATGTTGGTGATGATATGTTCGGTttcagctattattattatatatttattactattatttcttactttttacatatttaactcagcctttcaaattttccggattataaggttccggatttaaggacttttactgtactttttacatatttaactcagcctttcaaattttccggattataaggttcctgatttaaggacttttactgtacaTTGAAGGTCAATTCATTCTAAGTTGGAAAATTTCCCAATATTAAACTCTTTAACACCATGGTACAGATGTTACAGGACGCTTAATGTGAGTGACTGAATGTGCCAGGAATTTGCAATGGGTGTTGAGGGTAATACTTTTTATTCACTCTAGAGCAGTGATTCCCAAACTTTTTCAGCTTGTTACCCAATCTAACATGCCTCACTAAGCATTTAACCTTTTTCACAAAATGttgatatacagtaatactctgctcaacgaacaggatagggggtgtcaaagctgtttgtagagcggaaattcgttaagcggatgtaattttcccataggaaataatggaaataggggggatgggttctgggctggtccccaacataccacatgggttaaagaaaaaaaaaaaaaaaaaaaatgtctattaACTTTTTAAAAGCCtttcccccaagaaaggattgttttgtaatgcataaagtgaaatcttacatgaaataccaaaaaataaagcagagatgatgagatcggccacagacggcggagactctgGCGAtttggctgcttcttcttcttgtgacctttttagcttggcgtgttgtttttcaccatgatattaaatttattttcactcctctattgcctgctataatggatat containing:
- the LOC123499603 gene encoding uncharacterized protein LOC123499603 isoform X1 — encoded protein: MASENKAGKNDTVGLFLQAMVDREPGKRKVKPSKAALVDLAELDLGESSDDSDFNVDEAKLNDDDDISINSDPDAPDDDDDDDGDDDVDEEGESEEEAEVTYAAPEKNLTVTQLLEQAKKKQALEAEKGFERPKILVCSVCLGDHSDDLNEIVTCDGCSVSVHEGCYGISDSVSVSSTVSSCSTEPWFCDACKAGVVDPPCELCPNLGYTIFKETEMGRWVHLVCALYIPGVAFSEVDKLSFPTLFEMPYSKWGAKTCTLCEDERYSRTGVCIGCDAGMCRGYFHVTCAQREGLLSEVNHGEADQADPYYAHCKLHTDRELIRRRKRNWLALQLHMKQGEADKSGSSQETQDRIQRKLGRYRDKYLFNKNNRPTPWYPTQKMPRALSTSASLFRSLLHKTELMGLSTESQPLHSTSVGDIRKKWHIPPAFNVEFISYYLDRTNRLTEMKDRLDRLLTENSQLIEEETQLRIKCNQMESECENFKSENDVLLNKALELHDLLKGLAGRPLPLPPVVAALHNPPSPPLPTRPLPKGSLRGPIITKAAAKMMTDHAPPVGGEYWSQRLQEMGTNSLTLNRCRVCQLTKEQHLLIECDTCGHYYHLSCLDPPLTRMPKKTKQMGWQCSDCCKSSDSDKAPEVDTAAPRRLRRNIKEPAKFSPSLASETKGIEGGEKSQIGSSVSTTVTCTSVTPNTDDKPPIHLYHPGVASVAGPPEESSEAANIGGKRRRSSDGKKAATKKQKKSPGDIEHSSSETVPVSTMADPIPANKMSPTTATARGKKGPQDMPGQDALQTSQLETRSSRGRKVHPEPPSPVVSVHCTMSTAAPTITTTSLPEKSIAAVTQNSEISSPCKNRRGQGDSTQPPIPTQATSSPSRQRRQPLEAGEAQSRPQISSPTRSRRHQTESNAEGPAETQQAIPTSAESETNQSSGGLQTSLAENTEANSRRRGASSIQLDTSVESLPSVTSLHSPTSESFHSAEDDPSSPRKEKRHRDGSKKKKKDKDKELDGVKKRKKHHHRDKHGMGEMASEILTPFRIKIKPLPPRPMDEMGLGACAVPPAPTTSQTSIGSVSSSNTTTTTAAVTTSSSIVSSTTSTSSTTAVATSSTTSTSSSTMVTHSNYQTRTPPAGYPPLPPGYTLTQPMAPPSSTPSSTNTSSSTATSTHYSTTTSSQASTSHANTFSTSGGSSNRRRSDPSDPQQFSKCDVCGETGGVTNTVSCDECNKAYHFNCLEPPLKKSPKRRGYSWFCEDCDSAVSTINLAHIQWNINAP
- the LOC123499603 gene encoding uncharacterized protein LOC123499603 isoform X2 — protein: MASENKAGKNDTVGLFLQAMVDREPGKRKVKPSKAALVDLAELDLGESSDDSDFNVDEAKLNDDDDISINSDPDAPDDDDDDDGDDDVDEEGESEEEAEVTYAAPEKNLTVTQLLEQAKKKQALEAEKGFERPKILVCSVCLGDHSDDLNEIVTCDGCSVSVHEGCYGISDSVSVSSTVSSCSTEPWFCDACKAGVVDPPCELCPNLGYTIFKETEMGRWVHLVCALYIPGVAFSEVDKLSFPTLFEMPYSKWGAKTCTLCEDERYSRTGVCIGCDAGMCRGYFHVTCAQREGLLSEVNHGEADQADPYYAHCKLHTDRELIRRRKRNWLALQLHMKQGEADKSGSSQETQDRIQRKLGRYRDKYLFNKNNRPTPWYPTQKMPRALSTSASLFRSLLHKTELMGLSTESQPLHSTSVGDIRKKWHIPPAFNVEFISYYLDRTNRLTEMKDRLDRLLTENSQLIEEETQLRIKCNQMESECENFKSENDVLLNKALELHDLLKGLAGRPLPLPPVVAALHNPPSPPLPTRPLPKGSLRGPIITKAAAKMMTDHAPPVGEMGTNSLTLNRCRVCQLTKEQHLLIECDTCGHYYHLSCLDPPLTRMPKKTKQMGWQCSDCCKSSDSDKAPEVDTAAPRRLRRNIKEPAKFSPSLASETKGIEGGEKSQIGSSVSTTVTCTSVTPNTDDKPPIHLYHPGVASVAGPPEESSEAANIGGKRRRSSDGKKAATKKQKKSPGDIEHSSSETVPVSTMADPIPANKMSPTTATARGKKGPQDMPGQDALQTSQLETRSSRGRKVHPEPPSPVVSVHCTMSTAAPTITTTSLPEKSIAAVTQNSEISSPCKNRRGQGDSTQPPIPTQATSSPSRQRRQPLEAGEAQSRPQISSPTRSRRHQTESNAEGPAETQQAIPTSAESETNQSSGGLQTSLAENTEANSRRRGASSIQLDTSVESLPSVTSLHSPTSESFHSAEDDPSSPRKEKRHRDGSKKKKKDKDKELDGVKKRKKHHHRDKHGMGEMASEILTPFRIKIKPLPPRPMDEMGLGACAVPPAPTTSQTSIGSVSSSNTTTTTAAVTTSSSIVSSTTSTSSTTAVATSSTTSTSSSTMVTHSNYQTRTPPAGYPPLPPGYTLTQPMAPPSSTPSSTNTSSSTATSTHYSTTTSSQASTSHANTFSTSGGSSNRRRSDPSDPQQFSKCDVCGETGGVTNTVSCDECNKAYHFNCLEPPLKKSPKRRGYSWFCEDCDSAVSTINLAHIQWNINAP
- the LOC123499603 gene encoding uncharacterized protein LOC123499603 isoform X4; this translates as MASENKAGKNDTVGLFLQAMVDREPGKRKVKPSKAALVDLAELDLGESSDDSDFNVDEAKLNDDDDISINSDPDAPDDDDDDDGDDDVDEEGESEEEAEVTYAAPEKNLTVTQLLEQAKKKQALEAEKGFERPKILVCSVCLGDHSDDLNEIVTCDGCSVSVHEGCYGISDSVSVSSTVSSCSTEPWFCDACKAGVVDPPCELCPNLGYTIFKETEMGRWVHLVCALYIPGVAFSEVDKLSFPTLFEMPYSKWGAKTCTLCEDERYSRTGVCIGCDAGMCRGYFHVTCAQREGLLSEVNHGEADQADPYYAHCKLHTDRELIRRRKRNWLALQLHMKQGEADKSGSSQETQDRIQRKLGRYRDKYLFNKNNRPTPWYPTQKMPRALSTSASLFRSLLHKTELMGLSTESQPLHSTSVGDIRKKWHIPPAFNVEFISYYLDRTNRLTEMKDRLDRLLTENSQLIEEETQLRIKCNQMESECENFKSENDVLLNKALELHDLLKGLAGRPLPLPPVVAALHNPPSPPLPTRPLPKGSLRGPIITKAAAKMMTDHAPPVGEMGTNSLTLNRCRVCQLTKEQHLLIECDTCGHYYHLSCLDPPLTRMPKKTKQMGWQCSDCCKSSDSDKAPEVDTAAPRRLRRNIKEPAKFSPSLASETKGIEGGEKSQIGSSVSTTVTCTSVTPNTDDKPPIHLYHPGVASVAGPPEESSEAANIGGKRRRSSDGKKAATKKQKKSPGDIEHSSSETVPVSTMADPIPANKMSPTTATARGKKGPQDMPGQDALQTSQLETRSSRGRKVHPEPPSPVVSVHCTMSTAAPTITTTSLPEKSIAAVTQNSEISSPCKNRRGQGDSTQPPIPTQATSSPSRQRRQPLEAGEAQSRPQISSPTRSRRHQTESNAEGPAETQQAIPTSAESETNQSSGGLQTSLAENTEANSRRRGASSIQLDTSVESLPSVTSLHSPTSESFHSAEDDPSSPRKEKRHRDGSKKKKKDKDKELDGVKKRKKHHHRDKHGMGEMASEILTPFRIKIKPLPPRPMDEMGLGACAVPPAPTTSQTSIGSVSSSNTTTTTAAVTTSSSIVSSTTSTSSTTAVATSSTTSTSSSTMVTHSNYQTRTPPAGYPPLPPGYTLTQPMAPPSSTPSSTNTSSSTATSTHYSTTTSSQASTSHANTFSTSGGSSNRRRSDPSDPQQFSKCDVCGETGGVTNTVSCDECNKAYHFNCLEPPLKKSPKRRGYSWFCEDCDSAT
- the LOC123499603 gene encoding uncharacterized protein LOC123499603 isoform X3, producing MASENKAGKNDTVGLFLQAMVDREPGKRKVKPSKAALVDLAELDLGESSDDSDFNVDEAKLNDDDDISINSDPDAPDDDDDDDGDDDVDEEGESEEEAEVTYAAPEKNLTVTQLLEQAKKKQALEAEKGFERPKILVCSVCLGDHSDDLNEIVTCDGCSVSVHEGCYGISDSVSVSSTVSSCSTEPWFCDACKAGVVDPPCELCPNLGYTIFKETEMGRWVHLVCALYIPGVAFSEVDKLSFPTLFEMPYSKWGAKTCTLCEDERYSRTGVCIGCDAGMCRGYFHVTCAQREGLLSEVNHGEADQADPYYAHCKLHTDRELIRRRKRNWLALQLHMKQGEADKSGSSQETQDRIQRKLGRYRDKYLFNKNNRPTPWYPTQKMPRALSTSASLFRSLLHKTELMGLSTESQPLHSTSVGDIRKKWHIPPAFNVEFISYYLDRTNRLTEMKDRLDRLLTENSQLIEEETQLRIKCNQMESECENFKSENDVLLNKALELHDLLKGLAGRPLPLPPVVAALHNPPSPPLPTRPLPKGSLRGPIITKAAAKMMTDHAPPVGGEYWSQRLQEMGTNSLTLNRCRVCQLTKEQHLLIECDTCGHYYHLSCLDPPLTRMPKKTKQMGWQCSDCCKSSDSDKAPEVDTAAPRRLRRNIKEPAKFSPSLASETKGIEGGEKSQIGSSVSTTVTCTSVTPNTDDKPPIHLYHPGVASVAGPPEESSEAANIGGKRRRSSDGKKAATKKQKKSPGDIEHSSSETVPVSTMADPIPANKMSPTTATARGKKGPQDMPGQDALQTSQLETRSSRGRKVHPEPPSPVVSVHCTMSTAAPTITTTSLPEKSIAAVTQNSEISSPCKNRRGQGDSTQPPIPTQATSSPSRQRRQPLEAGEAQSRPQISSPTRSRRHQTESNAEGPAETQQAIPTSAESETNQSSGGLQTSLAENTEANSRRRGASSIQLDTSVESLPSVTSLHSPTSESFHSAEDDPSSPRKEKRHRDGSKKKKKDKDKELDGVKKRKKHHHRDKHGMGEMASEILTPFRIKIKPLPPRPMDEMGLGACAVPPAPTTSQTSIGSVSSSNTTTTTAAVTTSSSIVSSTTSTSSTTAVATSSTTSTSSSTMVTHSNYQTRTPPAGYPPLPPGYTLTQPMAPPSSTPSSTNTSSSTATSTHYSTTTSSQASTSHANTFSTSGGSSNRRRSDPSDPQQFSKCDVCGETGGVTNTVSCDECNKAYHFNCLEPPLKKSPKRRGYSWFCEDCDSAT